One window from the genome of Thermus sediminis encodes:
- a CDS encoding metallophosphoesterase family protein — MRLGVISDIHANLPALEAALEALRREGVDEALVLGDLVGYGPHPKQVIQRVWKEGLPAIAGAWDLRVAYPLPGTLPEGVGRATLAWTRAQLSEEELDYLRSLRLSHRRAYGGRRLVAFHGKPGSPEEQPDLLGPAKDFLELLSRYGAGILLLGGRHLPLARRVGAGLLADPGSVGLSLSGEPGADALILDTESLEARFLKVPYDLGPLLFDLKAWGLPPVLEKVYRTGRFPKEG; from the coding sequence GTGCGCCTAGGGGTGATCTCCGACATCCACGCCAACCTCCCCGCCCTGGAGGCGGCCCTCGAGGCCCTTCGCAGGGAGGGGGTGGACGAGGCCCTGGTCCTGGGGGACCTGGTGGGGTACGGGCCCCACCCCAAGCAGGTGATCCAGAGGGTTTGGAAGGAGGGGCTTCCCGCCATCGCCGGGGCCTGGGACCTCAGGGTGGCCTACCCCCTCCCCGGCACCCTCCCCGAGGGGGTGGGGAGGGCCACCCTGGCGTGGACCCGGGCCCAGCTTTCTGAGGAGGAACTGGACTACCTCCGCTCCTTGCGCCTTTCCCACCGCAGGGCCTACGGGGGGAGGCGGCTTGTGGCCTTCCACGGCAAGCCGGGAAGCCCCGAGGAGCAGCCCGACCTCCTGGGCCCCGCCAAGGATTTTTTGGAGCTTCTTTCCCGTTACGGGGCGGGGATCCTCCTCCTCGGGGGGCGGCACCTGCCCCTGGCCCGAAGGGTGGGGGCGGGGCTTCTCGCCGACCCGGGGAGCGTGGGCCTAAGCCTCTCCGGGGAGCCCGGGGCCGACGCCCTCATCCTGGACACGGAGTCCCTCGAGGCCCGCTTCCTCAAGGTCCCCTACGACCTGGGCCCCCTCCTCTTTGACCTAAAGGCCTGGGGGCTTCCCCCCGTTCTGGAGAAGGTCTACCGCACCGGGCGCTTCCCCAAGGAGGGCTAG
- a CDS encoding class I SAM-dependent methyltransferase, with product MAVKALFALYPLLQGDYKAVEKALLVLEGSGLEYRVFPTHSELSGEEEGVFQALKEAFLAASEEGGLVMWALLTNACEAKDPFRKPDRLLRFPPSRIAKEALEGLEARSALDIGTGTGVFAEAFAELGLFTVGVDPRADRLEVARAKVKGARFVEARAESLPFPEGSFDLAFFGLSLHHLEAEKALKEAARVARRVAVLEWPYKEEEVGPPLARRFSPESLKALFLGALGSPPRLLLGEGYVLALWDKA from the coding sequence ATGGCGGTGAAGGCCCTCTTCGCCCTTTACCCCCTCCTCCAGGGGGATTACAAGGCGGTGGAGAAGGCCCTTCTGGTTCTGGAAGGGAGCGGTCTGGAATACCGGGTCTTTCCCACCCACTCGGAGCTCTCCGGCGAAGAGGAGGGGGTTTTCCAGGCCCTGAAGGAGGCCTTCCTTGCCGCCTCGGAGGAAGGGGGCCTCGTCATGTGGGCCCTCCTCACCAACGCCTGCGAGGCCAAAGACCCCTTCCGCAAACCGGACCGCCTCCTGCGCTTTCCCCCATCCCGGATCGCCAAGGAGGCCCTCGAGGGCCTGGAGGCCAGAAGCGCCCTGGACATCGGTACCGGGACCGGGGTCTTCGCCGAGGCCTTCGCCGAGCTCGGGCTTTTCACCGTGGGGGTGGACCCCCGGGCGGACCGCCTGGAGGTGGCCCGGGCCAAGGTGAAGGGGGCCCGCTTCGTGGAGGCCAGGGCGGAAAGCCTCCCCTTCCCTGAGGGGAGCTTTGACCTGGCCTTCTTCGGCCTCTCCCTCCACCACCTGGAGGCGGAAAAGGCCCTGAAGGAGGCCGCCCGGGTGGCCCGGCGGGTGGCCGTCTTGGAGTGGCCCTACAAGGAGGAGGAGGTGGGCCCGCCCCTCGCCAGGAGGTTTTCCCCGGAAAGCCTCAAGGCCCTCTTCCTGGGGGCCTTGGGAAGCCCGCCCCGCCTCCTCTTGGGGGAGGGCTACGTCCTGGCCCTCTGGGACAAAGCCTAG
- a CDS encoding alpha-amylase family glycosyl hydrolase: MAWWKEAVIYQIYPRSFQDANGDGVGDLVGVGQRLPYLKALGVDAVWLSPFYKSPMRDFGYDVADYTDVDPVFGTLEDFKALLEGAHALGLRVLIDLVPNHTSNEHPWFLASRASRENPRRDWYIWKDPGPGGGPPNNWQSFFGGPAWTLDERTGQYYLHLFLPEQPDLNWRNPEVREAILEAMRFWLRLGVDGFRVDTLWLLGKDPLFRDEPGSPAFRPGLPDRARHEHLYTEDQPETYAYVREMRFVLDEFSEPGRERVMVGEIYLPLFRLVRYYAAGCHLPFNFSLVTQGLPDWRPENLSRIVEMYEGLLTPWDWPNWVLGNHDQPRLASRLGEAQARVAATLLFTLRGTPTWYYGDEIGMVNGEIPWERVQDPAALRQKGRLGEHGLPPGRDPCRTPMQWDASPYAGFSTVEPWLPVNPDYPRRNVALQEEDPRSMLQLVRRLIALRKDPGLLYGAYRTYRAQGGVYAYFRGEGWLVALNLTEKERALGLPSGGRVVLSTHLDREEGVGERLLLRPDEGAVLRLD, encoded by the coding sequence ATGGCCTGGTGGAAGGAGGCGGTCATCTACCAGATCTACCCCCGAAGCTTCCAGGACGCGAACGGGGACGGCGTTGGGGACCTGGTGGGCGTGGGGCAGAGGCTTCCCTACCTCAAGGCCTTGGGGGTGGACGCCGTCTGGCTTTCCCCCTTCTACAAAAGCCCCATGAGGGACTTCGGCTACGACGTGGCCGACTACACCGACGTGGACCCCGTCTTCGGCACCCTGGAGGACTTCAAGGCCCTCCTGGAGGGGGCCCACGCCCTGGGGCTCAGGGTCTTGATAGACCTCGTTCCCAACCACACCTCCAACGAGCACCCCTGGTTCTTGGCCTCACGCGCCTCCCGGGAAAATCCCAGGCGGGACTGGTACATCTGGAAGGACCCGGGGCCCGGCGGGGGCCCCCCCAACAACTGGCAGAGCTTCTTCGGCGGCCCCGCCTGGACCCTGGACGAGAGGACGGGCCAGTACTACCTCCACCTCTTCCTCCCCGAGCAGCCCGACCTCAACTGGCGCAATCCCGAGGTGCGGGAGGCGATCCTCGAGGCCATGCGCTTTTGGCTCCGCCTTGGGGTGGACGGCTTCCGGGTGGACACCCTCTGGCTTTTGGGCAAGGACCCCCTTTTCCGCGACGAGCCGGGAAGCCCCGCCTTCCGTCCAGGCCTGCCCGACCGGGCCCGGCACGAGCACCTCTACACCGAGGACCAGCCGGAAACCTACGCCTACGTGCGGGAGATGCGCTTTGTGCTGGACGAGTTCTCCGAGCCGGGGCGGGAAAGGGTCATGGTGGGGGAGATCTACCTGCCCCTCTTTCGCCTGGTGCGCTACTACGCCGCGGGGTGCCACCTCCCCTTCAACTTCAGCCTGGTCACCCAGGGGCTTCCCGACTGGCGGCCCGAAAACCTCTCCCGGATCGTGGAGATGTACGAGGGCCTCCTCACCCCCTGGGACTGGCCCAACTGGGTCCTGGGCAACCACGACCAGCCCCGGCTCGCCTCCCGCCTGGGGGAGGCCCAGGCCCGGGTAGCGGCCACGCTCCTCTTCACCCTAAGGGGCACCCCCACCTGGTACTACGGGGACGAGATCGGCATGGTCAATGGGGAGATCCCTTGGGAAAGGGTCCAGGACCCCGCCGCCCTCCGCCAGAAGGGCCGCCTGGGGGAGCACGGCCTCCCTCCGGGCCGCGACCCCTGCCGCACCCCCATGCAGTGGGACGCCTCCCCCTACGCGGGGTTTTCCACGGTGGAGCCCTGGCTTCCCGTGAACCCCGACTACCCCAGGAGGAACGTGGCCCTCCAGGAGGAGGACCCCCGATCCATGCTCCAGTTGGTGAGGCGCCTCATCGCCCTGAGGAAGGACCCCGGGCTCCTCTACGGGGCCTACCGCACCTACCGGGCCCAGGGGGGGGTCTACGCCTACTTCCGGGGGGAGGGCTGGCTCGTGGCCTTGAACCTCACCGAGAAGGAGCGGGCTCTGGGGCTTCCCAGTGGAGGGCGGGTGGTCCTCTCCACCCACCTGGACCGGGAGGAGGGGGTAGGGGAGAGGCTCCTCCTGCGCCCCGATGAGGGCGCGGTCCTCCGGCTAGACTAG
- the lnt gene encoding apolipoprotein N-acyltransferase → MRPLLLGLLLALTLPPFPFGPLAPLVLVPLLRGGFRAGFLMGLGFWSLHLLWLPQSFAQNFGPWGAVPFLPLVLLKALSFGLLFALTPTPLSRVGGWVLLEWLTEQGELAFPWGFLGYALLEAPGRVLAALGGVYLLSLLVLLFAWGLSRGRWYLLLPWGLLWLLPLPEARGEAQALLVQGNINPLRKFQGELDEAVYLRLTEEGLRAHPEAGLVVWPETAVWQIPEGIDEVLKGRPLLTGLNLPGPNRAVLYREGKVLAHYDKTRLVPFGERFPFREVLGGVYAFFFRAMGLGELGDRTPGEGLRPLRPYGALICYESAFPSAARGLVRAGAEALVLLTNDAWFGPSYGGRQHFALGRLRAVETGRWLLRAGNDGITASIDPYGRVVAAIPPQKEGFLLAPYALRTGETPYVRLGDWPLGVALTSFLLGLILRVRPPGWRNR, encoded by the coding sequence GTGCGGCCCCTCCTCCTGGGCCTCCTCCTGGCCCTCACCCTTCCCCCCTTCCCCTTTGGCCCCCTGGCCCCCCTGGTCCTGGTCCCCCTCCTCAGAGGGGGCTTCCGGGCAGGCTTCCTCATGGGCCTGGGGTTTTGGAGCCTCCACCTCCTCTGGCTCCCCCAGAGCTTTGCCCAGAACTTCGGCCCCTGGGGGGCGGTGCCCTTCCTGCCCCTGGTCCTCCTCAAGGCCCTCAGCTTCGGCCTCCTCTTCGCCCTCACCCCCACACCCCTCTCCCGGGTGGGGGGGTGGGTCCTCCTGGAATGGCTCACGGAGCAGGGGGAGCTGGCCTTCCCCTGGGGCTTCCTGGGCTACGCCCTCCTCGAGGCCCCGGGCCGGGTCCTGGCCGCCCTGGGCGGGGTCTACCTCCTCTCCCTCCTGGTCCTCCTCTTCGCCTGGGGGCTCTCCAGGGGGCGCTGGTACCTCCTCCTCCCCTGGGGCCTCCTCTGGCTCCTCCCCCTCCCCGAGGCCAGGGGCGAGGCCCAGGCCCTCCTGGTCCAGGGGAACATCAACCCCTTGCGCAAGTTCCAGGGGGAGCTGGACGAGGCGGTCTACCTGCGGCTCACGGAAGAGGGGCTAAGGGCCCACCCCGAGGCGGGCCTGGTGGTCTGGCCCGAGACCGCGGTCTGGCAGATCCCCGAGGGGATAGACGAGGTCCTAAAGGGCCGCCCCCTCCTCACCGGGCTCAACCTCCCGGGCCCCAACCGGGCGGTCCTATACCGGGAGGGGAAGGTCCTCGCCCACTACGACAAGACCCGCCTGGTGCCCTTCGGGGAGCGCTTCCCCTTCCGGGAGGTCCTGGGGGGGGTCTACGCCTTTTTCTTCCGGGCCATGGGCCTGGGGGAGTTGGGGGACCGCACCCCGGGGGAAGGGCTAAGGCCCTTGAGGCCCTACGGGGCCCTCATCTGCTACGAGTCCGCCTTCCCCAGCGCCGCCCGGGGGCTGGTGCGGGCGGGGGCGGAGGCCCTGGTCCTCCTCACCAACGACGCCTGGTTCGGCCCCTCCTACGGGGGAAGGCAGCACTTCGCCCTAGGCCGCTTGCGGGCGGTGGAGACGGGGCGCTGGCTCCTTCGGGCGGGGAACGATGGCATTACCGCCAGCATTGACCCCTATGGGCGGGTGGTGGCCGCCATCCCCCCCCAAAAGGAAGGCTTCCTCCTGGCCCCCTACGCCCTGAGGACCGGGGAAACCCCTTATGTACGCCTTGGGGACTGGCCCTTGGGGGTGGCGTTGACCTCCTTCCTCCTGGGCCTTATCCTTAGGGTGCGTCCGCCGGGGTGGCGGAATCGGTAG
- a CDS encoding class I SAM-dependent methyltransferase produces the protein MDPFAPIAEAYEAWYETPLGAYAIAEEEGALLRLLPPGESLLEVGAGTGYWLRRLPYPRKVGLEPSEAMRRLGEARAPEALWLAGRGEALPFPEGSFDLVLLFTVLEFVEDVEKTLAEARRVLKPGGALLVGILEALSPWAALYRRLGERGALPWAQARFLSREDLLALLGPPEAEAGAVYLAPEAAPPFPEAEAAGRRAGNRPALYLGRWR, from the coding sequence GTGGACCCCTTCGCCCCCATCGCCGAGGCCTACGAGGCCTGGTACGAGACCCCCTTGGGGGCCTATGCGATCGCTGAGGAGGAAGGGGCCCTCCTCCGCCTCCTCCCCCCGGGGGAAAGCCTCCTGGAGGTGGGGGCGGGCACGGGGTACTGGCTTAGGCGCCTCCCCTACCCGAGGAAGGTGGGCCTCGAGCCCTCGGAGGCCATGCGCCGCCTAGGGGAGGCCCGGGCGCCCGAGGCCCTTTGGTTAGCGGGCCGGGGGGAGGCCCTGCCCTTTCCCGAGGGGAGCTTTGACCTGGTCCTCCTCTTCACCGTGCTGGAGTTCGTGGAGGACGTGGAGAAGACCCTCGCCGAGGCCAGAAGGGTCCTGAAGCCAGGAGGGGCCCTCCTCGTGGGGATCCTCGAGGCCCTCTCCCCCTGGGCCGCCCTCTACCGGAGGCTTGGGGAGAGGGGCGCGCTCCCCTGGGCCCAGGCCCGCTTCCTCTCCCGGGAGGACCTCCTCGCCCTCCTGGGCCCCCCGGAGGCGGAGGCGGGGGCGGTCTATCTGGCCCCGGAGGCCGCCCCGCCCTTCCCCGAGGCCGAGGCCGCGGGGAGGCGGGCCGGGAACCGCCCCGCCCTATACTTGGGAAGATGGCGGTGA
- the treS gene encoding maltose alpha-D-glucosyltransferase gives MDPLWYKDAVIYQLHVRSFFDANHDGYGDFAGLKEKLPYLEALGVNTLWLMPFFQSPLRDDGYDISNYYQILPVHGSLEDFKAFLDEAHARGIRVLIELVLNHTSIDHPWFQEARKPGSPMRDWYVWSDTPERYKGVRVIFQDFEPSNWTWDPVAQAYYWHRFYHHQPDLNWDNPEVERAIHEVMFFWGDLGVDGFRLDAVPYLYEREGTSCENLPETIAAVKRLRKALEERYGPGKILLAEANMWPEETLPYFGEGDGVHMAYNFPLMPRIFMALRREDRGPIEAMLKETEGIPEAAQWALFLRNHDELTLEKVTEEEREFLWEVYAPDPQYRINLGIRRRLMPLLGGDRRRYELLHALLFTLKGTPIIYYGDEIGMGDNPFLGDRNGVRTPMQWSSDRNAGFSRAPHHRLFLPPISEGPYSYHFVNVEAQQENPHSLLNFVRRFLALRNRHAQTFGRGSLALLPVENRRILAYVREYQGERILVVANLSRYTQAFDLPLEAHRGLVPVELFSQNPFPPVEGPYRLTLGPHGFAFFALTPEEPLRVQTPDWKEEAVPESVPEVPLKEGPEILFVETLAEEGSRKAFLDALTQSLRGRSWLALKPERAELLDALRLQKDPPLYLTLLRLEGQGVQDVFLPIRFQPTMVQAPGLFARTWPKEGYLYELSQDAGFYSLLLERLARGFEGRSLKAYYRGHHPGPVPKGLDLLHPGLAAGEGVWLQSGLVQDGGLERTLEVLPQLPFPWILSPKGRLLWERGGQRRVLALTGSLPPGQPREAFALAQAMAAEGLSRLQGHPLPVESRGLLAEALRELEALARLLGVRLALLHQALAEAEGEEGGQPLLGRGLGAFLEVAGEVYLLALGSRGRGHPLEDLARLAYDLERAVALAWEGSEETPWELRSEVGEFLEEALLSAWQSAAQAPPPEKEAWTAAMLRWSEAQLLREDHPARQRIHERWRRKAQET, from the coding sequence GTGGACCCCCTTTGGTACAAGGATGCGGTCATCTACCAGCTCCACGTGCGCTCCTTCTTTGACGCTAACCACGACGGCTACGGGGACTTCGCCGGCCTCAAGGAGAAGCTCCCTTACCTGGAGGCCCTGGGGGTGAACACCCTCTGGCTCATGCCCTTCTTCCAGTCCCCCCTGCGGGACGACGGGTACGACATCTCCAACTACTACCAGATCCTCCCCGTCCACGGCAGTCTGGAGGACTTCAAAGCCTTTTTGGACGAGGCCCACGCACGGGGGATCCGGGTCCTCATAGAGTTGGTCCTGAACCACACCTCCATAGACCACCCCTGGTTTCAGGAGGCCCGGAAGCCCGGCAGCCCCATGCGGGACTGGTACGTCTGGAGCGATACCCCAGAGAGGTACAAGGGGGTCCGGGTCATCTTCCAGGACTTTGAACCCTCCAACTGGACCTGGGACCCCGTGGCCCAGGCCTACTACTGGCACCGCTTCTACCACCACCAGCCCGACCTGAACTGGGACAACCCCGAGGTGGAGCGGGCCATCCACGAGGTGATGTTCTTCTGGGGCGACCTGGGCGTGGACGGCTTCCGCCTGGACGCCGTCCCCTACCTTTACGAGCGGGAGGGCACGAGCTGCGAAAACCTCCCCGAGACCATCGCCGCGGTCAAACGCCTGCGCAAGGCCCTGGAGGAACGCTACGGGCCGGGGAAAATCCTCCTGGCCGAGGCCAATATGTGGCCGGAGGAGACCCTCCCCTACTTCGGCGAGGGGGACGGGGTGCACATGGCCTACAACTTCCCCCTGATGCCCAGGATCTTCATGGCCCTCCGCCGGGAGGACCGCGGGCCCATCGAGGCCATGCTCAAGGAGACGGAGGGGATCCCCGAAGCGGCCCAGTGGGCCCTCTTCCTGCGCAACCACGACGAGCTCACCCTGGAGAAGGTCACGGAGGAGGAGCGGGAGTTCCTGTGGGAGGTCTACGCCCCGGACCCCCAGTACCGGATCAACCTGGGCATCCGGCGGCGCCTCATGCCCCTGCTGGGCGGGGACCGCAGGCGGTATGAGCTCTTGCACGCCCTGCTTTTCACCCTGAAGGGAACCCCCATCATCTACTACGGGGACGAGATCGGCATGGGGGATAACCCCTTCCTGGGGGACCGCAACGGGGTCCGCACCCCCATGCAGTGGTCCTCCGACCGCAACGCCGGCTTCTCCCGCGCCCCCCATCACCGCCTCTTTCTCCCTCCCATCAGCGAGGGACCCTACAGCTACCACTTCGTCAACGTGGAGGCCCAGCAGGAAAACCCCCACTCCTTGCTGAACTTCGTCCGCCGCTTCCTGGCCCTGAGAAACCGGCACGCCCAGACCTTTGGCCGGGGGAGCCTGGCCCTCCTGCCCGTGGAAAACCGCCGGATCCTGGCCTATGTGCGGGAGTACCAAGGGGAGAGGATCCTGGTGGTGGCCAACCTCTCCCGCTACACCCAGGCCTTTGACCTCCCCCTCGAGGCCCACAGGGGCCTGGTGCCCGTGGAGCTCTTCTCCCAAAACCCCTTTCCCCCGGTGGAGGGCCCCTACCGCCTCACCCTGGGTCCCCACGGGTTCGCCTTCTTCGCCCTCACCCCCGAGGAGCCCCTCCGGGTCCAGACCCCCGACTGGAAGGAGGAGGCCGTCCCCGAAAGCGTCCCCGAAGTGCCCTTAAAGGAGGGCCCCGAGATCCTCTTCGTGGAAACCCTGGCGGAGGAGGGCTCCCGCAAGGCCTTCCTAGACGCCTTGACCCAGAGCCTGAGAGGCCGGAGCTGGCTCGCTTTGAAGCCCGAGCGGGCGGAGCTCCTGGACGCCCTGCGCCTGCAAAAGGACCCTCCCCTTTACCTGACCCTCCTCCGCCTCGAGGGCCAGGGGGTGCAAGACGTCTTCCTCCCCATCCGCTTCCAGCCCACCATGGTCCAGGCCCCGGGGCTTTTCGCCCGCACCTGGCCCAAGGAGGGCTACCTTTACGAGCTATCCCAGGACGCAGGATTCTACAGCCTCCTCCTGGAAAGGTTGGCGAGGGGCTTTGAGGGCCGAAGCCTCAAGGCCTACTACCGGGGCCACCACCCGGGGCCGGTCCCAAAGGGTTTGGACCTCCTCCACCCGGGGCTAGCCGCCGGGGAGGGGGTTTGGCTCCAGTCGGGCCTGGTGCAGGACGGCGGCTTGGAGCGCACCCTGGAGGTCCTGCCCCAGCTCCCCTTTCCTTGGATCCTCTCCCCCAAAGGCAGGCTCCTCTGGGAGCGAGGCGGCCAGCGGCGCGTCCTGGCCCTCACGGGCTCCCTGCCCCCAGGCCAGCCTCGGGAAGCCTTCGCCTTGGCCCAGGCCATGGCCGCCGAGGGGCTTTCCCGGCTCCAGGGACACCCCTTGCCCGTGGAAAGCCGGGGGCTCCTGGCCGAGGCCCTGCGGGAGCTGGAGGCCTTGGCCCGCCTCCTGGGCGTGCGCCTCGCCCTCCTCCACCAGGCGCTGGCGGAAGCGGAGGGGGAGGAGGGAGGGCAGCCCCTCCTGGGCCGGGGGCTGGGGGCCTTCCTGGAGGTGGCGGGAGAGGTCTACCTCTTGGCCCTGGGATCCAGGGGACGTGGCCACCCCTTAGAGGACCTGGCCCGGCTAGCCTACGACCTGGAGCGGGCGGTGGCCCTAGCCTGGGAAGGCTCGGAGGAAACCCCCTGGGAACTCCGGAGCGAGGTGGGGGAGTTTCTGGAGGAGGCCCTCCTTTCGGCCTGGCAGAGCGCCGCCCAGGCCCCCCCGCCCGAAAAGGAGGCCTGGACCGCCGCCATGCTCCGCTGGTCCGAGGCCCAGCTCCTCCGGGAGGACCACCCCGCGCGCCAGCGCATCCACGAGCGCTGGCGGAGGAAGGCCCAGGAGACTTAG
- the otsB gene encoding trehalose-phosphatase, giving the protein MKAENPVFLLDYDGTLAPVAPRPEEAFPHPETPRVLEALRQRHPVYVVTGRRVEDLERLLPLPGLPVVGGHGLEEGVLGGEKRSLFPVDLTPLRARLPRCPGVRVEDKGFALALHYREAEDEAQALACLQAWLGEVEGLLRALGLEVLPGKKVLEIKPQGVNKGEAVLRLLARHPGRTPVYIGDDTTDETAFRALEGRGLTLKVGPGPTAAQGRLRDVEAVLAYLKTYL; this is encoded by the coding sequence GTGAAGGCGGAAAACCCGGTTTTCCTCCTGGACTACGACGGAACCCTGGCCCCCGTGGCCCCGAGGCCCGAGGAGGCCTTCCCCCATCCGGAGACCCCAAGGGTCCTGGAGGCCCTCCGCCAACGCCACCCGGTGTACGTGGTGACGGGAAGGCGGGTGGAGGACCTGGAACGCCTTCTACCCCTGCCGGGCCTCCCCGTGGTGGGCGGGCACGGCCTGGAGGAGGGGGTTTTGGGTGGGGAGAAGCGGTCCCTCTTCCCCGTGGACCTAACCCCCTTGCGGGCGCGCCTGCCCCGGTGCCCCGGGGTCCGGGTGGAGGACAAGGGCTTTGCCCTGGCCCTGCACTACCGGGAGGCGGAGGATGAGGCCCAGGCCCTGGCCTGCCTGCAGGCCTGGCTCGGGGAGGTGGAGGGGCTTTTGCGGGCCTTGGGCCTCGAGGTCCTCCCGGGGAAGAAGGTCCTGGAGATCAAGCCCCAGGGCGTGAACAAGGGGGAGGCGGTGCTCCGGCTCCTGGCGCGCCACCCCGGGAGGACCCCGGTCTACATCGGGGACGACACCACGGACGAGACCGCCTTCCGGGCCCTGGAGGGCCGGGGCCTCACCCTCAAGGTGGGGCCCGGGCCCACGGCGGCCCAGGGGCGGCTTAGGGATGTGGAGGCGGTGTTGGCCTACTTGAAAACCTACCTCTAG
- a CDS encoding trehalose-6-phosphate synthase — protein MGLIIVANRAPFRLTPEGLVPAVGGLATALLPVLEAKEGVWVAAGEWKEGGKAPATLKGPVRLEQVPIPEREWQGYYGGFSNRVLWPLCHYFLERTELKREFYQDYLRANRRFAEKVLQVWREGDAVFVQDYHLLLLPRFLRERAPGRMRIGFFYHIPWPSSGVFRILPWGRALVEGLLGADLIGFHTQEYAENFLRTAAHYGFPVEEGRVRVGDRWARVEVHPLGIDTGRFGELAQDPHIGLQARGLKHLAGADRLILGVDRLDYTKGILERLLAYERFLQSYPQWRGRVSLFQIATPSRTGVGAYRELKRLVDEVVGRILGNFLREDWVPLRYFYQTYTQEELATFYRAADVALITPLRDGMNLVALEYAYTSDSGALVLSNLAGAAEHLKEAFLVNPYDLDGVARTLDRALRTPEGERRERLARLKRRIQALDAKSWAERFLASLEAA, from the coding sequence ATGGGGCTCATCATCGTGGCCAACCGGGCCCCCTTCCGCCTCACCCCCGAGGGGCTGGTGCCCGCCGTGGGCGGGCTCGCCACCGCCCTCCTCCCCGTCCTCGAGGCCAAGGAAGGCGTCTGGGTGGCCGCAGGGGAGTGGAAGGAAGGAGGAAAGGCCCCGGCCACCCTAAAGGGCCCGGTCCGCCTGGAGCAGGTCCCCATCCCGGAAAGGGAATGGCAGGGCTACTACGGGGGCTTTTCCAACCGGGTGCTCTGGCCCCTCTGCCACTATTTTCTGGAGCGGACGGAGCTGAAGCGGGAGTTCTACCAGGACTACCTGCGGGCCAACCGGCGCTTCGCCGAGAAGGTGCTGCAGGTGTGGCGGGAGGGGGACGCGGTCTTCGTCCAGGACTACCACCTCCTCCTCCTGCCCAGGTTTCTCCGGGAACGGGCGCCGGGGAGGATGAGGATCGGGTTCTTCTACCACATCCCCTGGCCCTCTAGCGGCGTCTTCCGCATCCTCCCCTGGGGCCGGGCCCTGGTGGAAGGCCTCCTGGGGGCCGACCTCATCGGCTTCCACACCCAGGAGTACGCGGAGAACTTCCTCAGGACCGCGGCCCACTACGGGTTCCCCGTAGAGGAAGGCCGGGTCCGGGTTGGGGACCGCTGGGCGAGGGTGGAGGTCCACCCCCTGGGCATCGACACGGGCCGCTTTGGGGAGCTGGCCCAGGACCCCCACATCGGCCTCCAGGCCCGGGGCCTGAAGCACCTGGCGGGGGCCGACCGCCTCATCCTAGGGGTGGACCGGCTGGACTACACCAAGGGGATCCTGGAGCGGCTTCTGGCCTACGAGCGCTTCCTCCAGTCCTACCCCCAGTGGCGGGGGCGGGTGAGCCTTTTCCAGATCGCCACCCCCAGCCGCACGGGCGTGGGCGCCTATCGGGAGCTCAAGCGCCTGGTGGACGAGGTGGTGGGGCGGATCCTGGGGAACTTCCTCCGGGAGGACTGGGTACCCCTCCGCTACTTCTACCAGACCTACACCCAGGAGGAGCTGGCCACCTTCTACCGGGCGGCGGACGTGGCCCTCATCACCCCCCTGCGGGACGGGATGAACCTGGTGGCCCTGGAGTACGCCTACACCTCGGATAGTGGGGCCCTGGTCCTCTCCAACCTGGCGGGGGCGGCGGAGCACCTGAAGGAGGCCTTTCTGGTCAACCCCTACGACCTGGACGGGGTAGCCCGGACCCTGGACCGGGCCTTGCGGACCCCGGAAGGGGAAAGGCGGGAGCGGCTCGCGAGGCTCAAGCGGCGCATCCAGGCCCTGGACGCCAAGAGTTGGGCGGAGCGCTTCCTGGCCTCCTTGGAGGCGGCGTGA